In one Terriglobia bacterium genomic region, the following are encoded:
- a CDS encoding hemolysin family protein, protein MVTILILPLLAFFLLSAFFSLSETAIFASNKYKVRHLASQGNKPAQTLAAWLESPERLLATLLLGSNFANIGAATVSAAIVSRFVFSPQALNIALAAETIVLTLLILLFCELGPKALAARYPERIGMRVVLPIEVAMRLFYPVTKYGIKIAGLFFRSVRHIPDAAAGASDAELRALLNSKTQEHARMLERVLEFSERQVKDVMVPRMEVTAIDINTPFEDMLLIVESTRYSRFPIYQGVLDNVVGILHGKDLMPYLHHPKTFRLSQLLRKPVFVPDTARLNNAVRLLQNAQTHLGIVVDEHGGVEGIVTLEDLIEQIVGEIQDEHDVEVDSVAPQADGSMRIDASISVRELNERLTLNIPENGQYVTLAGFLLARSGHIMKEGEEIVFEDCVFRVEQMIGRRIMRVRMTRVVPVGIPKPA, encoded by the coding sequence ATGGTTACGATCCTAATTCTGCCCCTGCTTGCCTTTTTTCTGTTGTCCGCGTTCTTTTCCCTGTCCGAAACGGCAATCTTCGCAAGCAACAAGTATAAGGTCCGGCACCTTGCATCTCAGGGCAATAAGCCGGCGCAGACGCTCGCCGCCTGGCTGGAGTCTCCGGAAAGACTGCTGGCGACGCTGCTCCTCGGAAGCAACTTCGCCAATATCGGCGCGGCGACCGTCTCGGCTGCGATTGTCTCGCGATTTGTCTTCAGCCCCCAGGCACTCAACATTGCGCTCGCCGCCGAAACCATCGTTCTGACCCTCCTGATTCTCCTCTTTTGCGAGCTCGGACCGAAGGCGCTGGCAGCGCGATACCCCGAACGGATCGGCATGAGAGTGGTGCTGCCGATCGAAGTCGCCATGCGGCTGTTCTATCCGGTGACAAAGTATGGAATCAAGATCGCCGGCCTTTTCTTCCGCAGTGTGCGCCACATCCCGGATGCGGCAGCCGGCGCGTCCGACGCGGAACTGCGGGCGTTGCTCAACAGCAAGACCCAGGAACATGCGCGAATGCTTGAACGCGTTCTCGAATTTTCCGAACGGCAGGTCAAAGACGTGATGGTCCCGCGAATGGAAGTCACCGCGATCGACATCAACACGCCGTTCGAGGACATGCTGCTCATTGTCGAGAGCACCCGTTATTCGCGTTTTCCGATCTACCAGGGCGTGCTGGACAACGTCGTCGGCATTTTGCACGGCAAGGACCTGATGCCCTATCTGCATCATCCGAAAACATTCCGGCTGTCGCAGCTTCTGCGGAAGCCGGTTTTTGTTCCGGATACGGCGCGGCTGAACAATGCCGTGCGGCTGCTTCAAAATGCCCAGACCCATCTTGGCATCGTCGTCGATGAACACGGAGGCGTCGAAGGCATCGTGACACTCGAGGACCTCATCGAACAGATTGTCGGCGAGATTCAGGATGAGCACGATGTCGAAGTGGATTCCGTTGCGCCTCAAGCCGACGGCAGTATGCGCATCGATGCCAGCATTTCGGTCCGGGAACTCAACGAAAGACTGACGCTGAACATCCCTGAAAACGGCCAGTATGTGACGCTGGCGGGTTTCCTGCTCGCAAGATCCGGACACATCATGAAAGAAGGGGAGGAAATCGTCTTCGAGGATTGCGTGTTCCGCGTGGAGCAGATGATCGGCCGCCGCATCATGCGCGTCCGGATGACGCGGGTCGTTCCTGTCGGTATTCCCAAACCGGCGTAG
- a CDS encoding glycosyltransferase family 9 protein, which translates to MRKILVVRMCAVGDFVFNLPALAAIQKVHSNARFTLVGNASTLALAGAFVAVDATYSIDTRPWSRLFYEPLPELPDLEFDAAVVWMKDPVLADNLRASGIPNVACEQPFPAAGHAADHLLRTLHLGRPDLPDLWDSTDGEILIHPGSGSRAKNWPYFPKLQRRLPGTRRISSELPLVELMREIARCRMFIGNDSGITHLAAYIGCPTLALFGPTDPRTWGPIGRRARVIWKSNLEDISVDEVLLTVHGT; encoded by the coding sequence ATGAGAAAAATATTGGTCGTTCGGATGTGTGCCGTCGGCGACTTTGTTTTCAATCTGCCGGCTCTGGCTGCCATACAGAAAGTCCATTCGAATGCGCGGTTTACACTGGTCGGCAACGCCTCCACGCTGGCCTTGGCAGGAGCCTTCGTGGCGGTCGATGCAACCTATTCCATCGACACCCGGCCCTGGTCGCGCCTCTTTTACGAGCCCCTCCCGGAACTCCCGGATCTGGAGTTCGATGCCGCCGTTGTCTGGATGAAAGATCCGGTCCTCGCCGACAATCTGCGTGCCTCGGGGATTCCTAACGTGGCATGCGAGCAGCCCTTTCCCGCAGCCGGTCATGCCGCGGATCATCTGTTGCGGACTTTGCATCTGGGGAGGCCGGATCTGCCGGACCTGTGGGATTCCACGGACGGGGAGATCCTGATCCATCCCGGCAGCGGCAGCCGCGCGAAAAATTGGCCGTACTTTCCGAAACTGCAGCGCCGTCTGCCCGGAACGCGACGGATATCTTCGGAACTGCCGCTCGTTGAACTCATGAGGGAGATCGCGCGCTGCCGGATGTTCATCGGCAATGATTCCGGCATCACCCATCTTGCCGCCTATATCGGCTGCCCGACCCTCGCGCTTTTCGGACCGACAGATCCGCGGACATGGGGGCCCATCGGGCGCCGCGCAAGAGTCATCTGGAAATCGAACCTTGAAGATATCTCCGTGGATGAGGTACTACTCACAGTTCATGGAACGTAG
- a CDS encoding helical backbone metal receptor yields MFLFSCAHAPQPPKAGPPQRIISIVPSVTEALFAFGLADKVIGVSNFDRFPPEVETKQRVGGLIDPDIEKIIAMHPDLVITYGTQDGLQQHLRAVGIPTFPYVHGNVEQTLQFMLDLGKVAGAEEASQQMVQGLRKTFDDVRARAPVVAPKVLLVHSREAGTLGSFYSAGRRAFQHDLIEMAGGRNIFGDVDQETIQPTLEDVISRKPDIIVETLTPPVDPAAAAQRKKDWEKLGLAKGRIYIEGESYFLVPGPSLGLAAQRLSEIIRGK; encoded by the coding sequence ATCATCTCCATCGTGCCGAGTGTTACAGAAGCGCTCTTTGCTTTCGGCCTGGCAGACAAGGTGATCGGAGTAAGCAACTTCGATCGCTTCCCTCCGGAGGTCGAAACAAAGCAACGAGTCGGCGGGCTCATCGATCCGGACATCGAGAAGATCATCGCGATGCACCCGGACCTGGTGATCACCTATGGAACACAGGACGGTTTGCAACAACACCTCCGGGCTGTGGGCATTCCGACCTTTCCTTACGTTCACGGAAACGTCGAACAGACGCTGCAATTCATGCTGGATCTTGGAAAGGTTGCCGGCGCGGAAGAGGCTTCACAACAGATGGTCCAGGGACTTCGCAAGACGTTCGATGATGTGCGTGCCCGCGCACCCGTCGTGGCGCCCAAGGTTCTGCTCGTCCATAGCCGGGAGGCCGGCACGCTCGGGTCTTTTTACAGCGCCGGCCGGCGCGCCTTTCAGCACGACCTGATCGAGATGGCGGGTGGCCGCAATATTTTCGGGGACGTGGATCAGGAGACGATTCAACCCACGCTGGAAGACGTCATCAGCCGGAAACCCGACATTATTGTGGAGACACTGACACCGCCGGTCGATCCTGCTGCCGCCGCCCAACGCAAAAAGGACTGGGAAAAGCTCGGCTTGGCGAAAGGCCGGATCTATATCGAAGGAGAATCGTACTTTCTGGTCCCAGGCCCGAGCCTTGGGCTCGCGGCACAAAGACTATCGGAGATTATTCGGGGGAAGTAG
- a CDS encoding class I SAM-dependent methyltransferase translates to MERRPEPELMDEQDQAAAYAAADWSESHGKIAGYFRERFPKFVSGQALDLGCGPADVTVRFVKAFPLVVAVGVDGSEAMLAYGRRRVKQEHLESRITLVNHFLPDAALETQEFDAIICNSLLHHFGDPVALWRTAAKCVKPGSPVLMVDLLRPPDHDSVVRLVNAHAKDAPDILQRDFVASLHAAYTVDDVRAQLDAAGLPQFKVEQVDELHLVAWGVRAAI, encoded by the coding sequence ATGGAACGTAGACCGGAACCTGAATTGATGGACGAACAGGATCAGGCCGCGGCATATGCCGCGGCAGATTGGAGTGAATCGCACGGAAAGATTGCCGGCTATTTCCGCGAAAGGTTTCCGAAGTTTGTCAGCGGCCAGGCGCTCGACCTGGGATGCGGGCCCGCAGACGTAACCGTGCGGTTTGTGAAAGCCTTTCCGTTGGTCGTCGCTGTGGGCGTCGATGGCTCCGAGGCGATGCTGGCGTACGGCAGACGGCGAGTGAAGCAGGAGCACCTCGAGTCCCGCATCACGCTCGTGAATCATTTTCTGCCGGATGCGGCGCTTGAGACGCAAGAGTTTGACGCGATCATCTGCAACAGCCTGCTTCACCACTTCGGCGATCCGGTCGCTTTGTGGAGAACCGCCGCGAAGTGCGTGAAGCCTGGATCACCGGTGCTGATGGTCGATCTGCTCCGCCCTCCCGATCACGACAGCGTGGTTCGACTGGTGAATGCGCACGCGAAGGACGCCCCGGACATCCTCCAGCGCGACTTCGTTGCCTCGCTCCATGCGGCATATACGGTGGATGATGTCCGCGCGCAACTGGATGCCGCCGGTCTGCCGCAGTTCAAGGTGGAACAGGTGGATGAGTTGCACCTGGTGGCTTGGGGTGTAAGAGCCGCTATCTGA
- a CDS encoding CarD family transcriptional regulator translates to MDTFEIGDKVVYPNHGVGIIEKISNRLVAGKFERFYLLRICSNDILVMVPTANAGDVGLRKIIERRDVEQLLSFLASNQFFSQKDWKDRFKENSEKMRSGSIAHVAEVFKNLVYLSRVKPLSFREKRMLDRARFLLISELSTVMNLAELEIEDRIEKAVTKACGKVPVA, encoded by the coding sequence ATGGATACATTTGAGATAGGCGATAAAGTTGTATACCCCAACCACGGTGTTGGAATCATCGAAAAGATTTCGAATCGCTTAGTTGCAGGTAAATTCGAGCGATTTTACCTCCTCAGGATCTGTTCCAACGACATTCTCGTCATGGTGCCCACGGCGAACGCGGGAGACGTTGGGCTTCGTAAGATCATAGAGCGCCGCGACGTCGAACAACTCCTTTCGTTTCTAGCAAGTAATCAATTCTTCAGCCAAAAAGACTGGAAAGACCGCTTCAAGGAGAACTCCGAGAAAATGCGCTCGGGTTCGATTGCCCATGTTGCCGAAGTCTTTAAGAATCTGGTGTATCTTAGCAGGGTAAAGCCACTGTCGTTCCGCGAAAAGCGGATGCTGGATCGAGCTCGATTCCTCCTTATTTCCGAGCTTTCCACGGTCATGAATCTGGCCGAGCTGGAAATCGAGGACCGGATCGAGAAAGCCGTCACGAAAGCGTGCGGCAAAGTTCCAGTGGCCTAA